The genome window AATTTCATTCGACTTGCTGAGTTCAAGCAATGAAATGTGTTGATTTTCCACCATAGCAGATAGGAACTCCAAGTAAACTGAAAAACTTATTTTACTCATTTGGTGAGTAATAGCTAAGGCGCATATCCTTTCATTCACCTCAATCTCACTGTCTTTTTCTAAAGCCACATTTTGCAAGCGCAAAGGAAGTTCAGAAAATTTGGCATGAAGTAAAGAAAGTAAAAGTTTTACTTCGGTTGTTGTTAATGCAGGCCATACAATAGATTGAAAACTATCAAAATCATTCTGCAAATTTTTATTATTAACCTGTTTTTGCCCCGTTGGAAGCAACCCTTTCTGTTCTTTTCTTAAGTCTTCAGGATATATATTTTTTAAGTACTTGTCACACAAAAAATGCAAAGCTTCATTTTGCACCCCAATATCAGGATGTTGAAAGATTATAGGGAGCATTTGTTGTTTTAGAAGTCTTAGAAAAACCTCAAGATCTTCTCTGGCTTCAGTAAACAGCCATTCAGCAATTTGATTTACAAGGGGAACAGTTTTTTCAATCAATTTCTGAAATTCTCCTGCACCATAGTTTTTCAGAAACTCATCTGGATCTTTACCATCAGGAACTGCGAGAAATTCAACATCAATATTTTTAGTTGGATAGACTGTCGCAAAAGTTCGCTTTGCCGCTTGAAATCCAGCATTATCGGAATCAAAACATAATATAATGCGCTTTGTTACTTTCGCAAGGACGTCTAAATGAAATGTTGTTAAACTTGTTCCCATTACGGCAACAGTGTTTGAAAAACCCTTATTTACCAAGGAAATACAATCCATATATCCTTCAACCACAAGTACATATCCATACGTAACAATGGCTTGCATCGCTGCATGAAAATTGAATAAAATTTTTGATTTGGCAAATAATTTTGACTCTGATGAATTAATATACTTTGGAATGTTTAAGTTTTTAGAGCGATTTTGCGAAGAAAATATTCTACCTGATAAAGCAACAGGTTCACCACTATGACCATAAATAGGAATAATAATTCTATCATGAAAAAAATCATAGTATCCATTTTTTAACTTACTTTCCTTTACTAAACCTAATTTTAAAAGAGGTTCTGAAGGTACAGAGCGATTTTCTATCTTTCTCGAAAGTTCATGGGACGCTGGACATAATCCTAATTTCCATTTTTGCATTAATTCAATAGTAAACCCTCTTTGCTCTAAATATTTTTTAGCCTCTAAAGCATATGGGAAAGTAGAAAATAAAATTTTATGATAAAATTGAATTGTTTTTTCTAAATACTCTTGATCATGTTCTATTTCTTTTTCATTAATCTCTTTTTCTTCGGCAAGAATTTTAATATCTTGTTTTTTTAAAGAAACAGTTTCAGATACAAAATCGGACTTTTGTTGTTCAATAATTTGCGCGTTTCTTTTATCATTATAGCTATTATCAAGCATATAGTTTTTGGCAAAAATTATTTTTGATGACGAAAAAAATTTCTGGGCTATTTGTTCTAACAATACATCTTTTCTTGTATGTTCTTCAATTTTACTAAATAAGGGGAGAATTTTTTTATTAAACTCAAACAACCTGTTATTTACAGGAATTTGCTGAAGATAACTATGAATAACTTCTTCCCATAATTTTTTAGTATTTAATTTCAGTTTTTCTATTTGGCCTATTAATGAACTAGACTCTAAAGGATTTAATTTTAAAACTTCAAAATTTAGATCTTTTATATTCAAAGATTCTTTAAATATATTCCAAAGAAAAAGTTTGCTTTTTTCAAAGTTAGTAACAACACTGACAACAGTTGGAACTTTATTAGTTATTTCTTTAATTATAGCCGCATTTAAATTATTTTCTAATGATAAAATGACATTTGGCACATTTAATTTATAAAGATAATTAAAATCAGAAAAATGATTAACAACATAAACCAATTTATGTTGCGCAATAATAGATCTAATTTGTTGCCAGTTTAAACAACGAATTGTTCTTTTTGGAAAAGGAGTTACTATTTTTAATTCAGGAATATTAACTGGATCAAGACATTCCTCTTCTACAGCGGAAATTGTATTTATATTTATTCCAACACAAAAACCACCAATTTTTCCATTATCTTTATACAATGGAAAAACAATGCAATTTGAATAATCATAATGTAGAAAATCAATTAAAGAACTAGATTGAAAATGTTCCGTATATTTTTTATTTTCTCCAGTAAATAACATATCTAGTTGTTGATTAACTGGTAAATTAAAGTAATTTTTTAATAAATTATTTTGTGTATTTTGGAATATTTCATTTTTATTTGCTTTGAAAAATTCATAAGTTTTTTCTAAATCTTTTTGCAATTTTTCAAAACGTTCTGTTTCTTTGGAGTTTTTTTTCTCTTCTGCAGTTGTTTCATACTCTAATGGTATTTGATATTGCCCAGCAAGCGCTTCTACTACTTCTCTAAAACTATGCCCTGTTCTATGCATTTCGTAGTCGATGATACTGCCGTGTGCTTTGCAGGCATAGCAGTGATAATGTTCAGAATATACGTACATACTTGGCGAAGAGTCTTGATGAAATACGCATTTGGCAACAGCATTCCCTCCAGAGCGTTTTATTTCAATATACCTTTGAAGGTGCTCTGGTAAATTTATGGTCTGGATTAGGTTTTGAATTGAATGCTTGCGAAGTCTCAAACAAACCTCACTAGGACAATTACCCCACAAAGTAAATTTGCAGGTCTTAGCATTTGAGTATAACGCAAAAAGGAGAGCTGTGAAGACAACTCTCCCTTTTAAAAAAGTACTTAAGAAATTAAGCCATTAATTTCTTTTGCTTTTTAAGAGCGCGTTTGCGTGCAGCCATACGTTTTCTCTTAATTTTTACAGAGGGTTTTTCATAATGCTCACGTTTACGGATTTCAGAAAGGATCCCTGCTTTTTCGCATTGCTTTTTAAATCTGCGCATTGCGCTTTCAAAGGTTTCACCTTCTTTAATTTTAACTACTGGCATATCATTCACCCCCCTTCATTTTAAGCTCACCCGATCATCTATCAAATCGGTTTTGGGTTCGTATCTTAAATTTAAGCAAAATTCAAGAAACTTTCCGAAGAATAATTTTAGAAGAAAGAGTAGAAAGGTCCAAAATCCTTCTTCCCTCGATTTTCTATCACCAATATAATTCATTGATATTTATATATTTTTTGTATAATTAAGAAGTTAGAACATAATTTTGCTCAGAAGTTCGGGTTTGTCGAAATTGCAAAAGGAGAGGTTAATCGCATATGGACAAAAATTTTCGCGACTTTGCCTGCTCTGTTCAGAAAAAAATACCCCACCAATTTGTCTTATTGGACCCTCTTTCAAGGTACGCCTATGCAAATGATGCCAGTCACTATTACCTAGTTCCAAAAATTATCATTCTCGTAGAAAATGAAGAGCAGGTTAAATGGGTTTTTTATTGCGCAAATTTAAACCATATTTCAGTAACAATTCGAGCAGCAGGCAGCTCATTATCAGGTCAATCTATTACAGACTCTTGTCTATTAGTTATCAATTGGAATTGGAGAAAAATTTTAGTTGAAAACCAAGGTTTTAACATAAAACTCTCCCCAGGTATCATAGCAAGTGAAGCGAATTATGCACTTAAAATGTTTCAAAGAAAAATAGGCCCCGATCCTGCTTCGAGTGATTTTGCAAAAATAGGCGGAATCATTGCCAATAATGCCAGTGGAATGTGCTGCGGAACACAACAAAACAGTTACAAAACTTTAAAAGATATTCGCTGCGTATTAAGCAATGGCAGTATATTCGATACAAGTTCTCCTTTTTTCAGAAGTGAATTTAAAAAACAAAACCCTGAGTTAATAACCAAAATAGTTTCTCTCCATGAAAAAATTATTTCTAGTGAAGAAATTAAGAATAAAATTCAACAAAAATATTCCATAAAAAATACAGTTGGATATTCTGTTAATGCCTTTTTAGATTTTCAAGATCCTATCGATATCATTTCCCACTTATTTGTTGGTTCTGAAGGAACATTAGGATTTATTTCAGAAGTAGATTTATATACTGTAGAAGATCCACCTATTAAAAGTGTTTCTTTATTGCTATTTTCTTGTCCCAAAAATGCTTTAGAATTTGTCAATCAATTTGATTTAAAAACCATTTCATCCCTTGAATTTTTAGACTATCGTTCTCTCCAGTGTGTTTGGAGTAAAATCACTCCGTTTATCCAAATTGATTATCCGCAAAATAAAGATGAATTTTGTATACTTATTATAGAAATTCGTGACTATCATCTTCAAGAGATAGAAAATAAAATTACATCTCTTAATAAAATAATTAAAAAAATAGATACAGTTATTTATCAATCTAGTTTTTATTTTGAAAAGGAATATGCAGAAATAATGGGGATTAGAAAATCGATATTACCAATTATTCAAAGCAGAAGAAATCAAAACAGCATTTGTTTACTTGAAGATATAGCATTTCCATTAAATTATCTTAGTGAAGGAATAACGTGCCTCTATTCTTTATTTAAGAAATACTCCTTGCAAAATTCTTGTATCTTTGGACATGCAAAGGATGGTAACTTACACTTTTTACTAGAGTTGAATTTTAATAAACAAAGTGACATTGAAAAATATCAGTTTTTTATGGAAGAACTTGCTGTAATTGTTTTAAAATATAACGGATCTCTAAAAGCAGAACATGGAACAGGCAGAAACATTGCTCCCTTTGTAGAAAGTGAATGGGGAAAAGAAATTACCTTAATTATGCATGAAATAAAAAATATTTTTGATCCTAACCATTTATTAAATCCAAATGTTATAATTTCAGCCGATAAAAAAATTCATATTAAAAATTTAAAATCAATACTAAATATCAACTCACTTTTAGACAAATGTAATGAATGCGGACGCTGTGAACAAGTGTGCCCTTCTACAGGATATACCTTTACTCCTAGACAAAGAATAACTGCACTGCGGGCAATTGAACATGTTAAAAAAGAACAAAATATTCGTTTAGCAAAAGAAATGTTAAAAGAATTTAAAATAAAAGGTTCTGATTCCTGTGCCGCTAGCAGTATGTGCGCCATAGTCTGTCCCGTGAAAGTCGATACGGGGCAAGTTATTAAGGAGTGGAGGAAAATTCATCGAAATAAATTTTTCTCTCCTTTCGTAATTTTAATTAGTAAAATTCATTTTATGCTTCCTTTTCTGGGAAGAATTTTTTTGTATTTCAAAGGAATTAAGTAATGGAAGATATTTATTTGTACCCAACCTGCTCTGGACAAATGTTTAAAAGCAAACACTCCATGACAGAGAAAATTATTTCAATATTAAATAAATTAAACTATAAAACACATATCTTAAGCCTTCCAAATGAATGTTGTGGGTTGATGTATACTAATATGGGATTTCCAGACATTGCAGCAAATAAATTAAATTCATTTCTCACCAAAATAAAAAATAAAGGCGTTCTAATTGAAAATTTAAGTTGCTATTATGAAATAAAAAAACAACACCCTTCTTGTGAATATATTTTGAACCCAATAGATTTTCTATATCCAAAATTAAATAAATTAAAAATAACAATAAAACAAGAATCTGCTCTTCTTCACATCAACTGTTCAGTCACCAATGCAAATTTACAAGATAAATTACTTGCTATTGCTCAGCAGTGTCTTTCGCAAGTAACTGTTCCAACTCAAATAATGTGCTGCGGATTTGCTGGTAGCAAAGGGTTTACAAATGAAAAGCTAAATAAAAATGCGTTAAGAAATTTTCCAGAACAAGTTCCTAAAGATTGCCAGACGGGTTATACCTGTTTAGAAACCTGTGCGCTGGGTTTTAATAAACAGACTAGTGTTTATTTTACTTCAATATTTCACTTACTTGATGCATGTAGTGAAAAACTTTAAATTTTAGGAAAAAAGAATGCTCTCCTTACCTGTCATTTCTAGTTTAATCTGCGGTATTCTTTTAG of Pigmentibacter sp. JX0631 contains these proteins:
- the rpsU gene encoding 30S ribosomal protein S21; this translates as MPVVKIKEGETFESAMRRFKKQCEKAGILSEIRKREHYEKPSVKIKRKRMAARKRALKKQKKLMA
- a CDS encoding FAD-binding and (Fe-S)-binding domain-containing protein is translated as MDKNFRDFACSVQKKIPHQFVLLDPLSRYAYANDASHYYLVPKIIILVENEEQVKWVFYCANLNHISVTIRAAGSSLSGQSITDSCLLVINWNWRKILVENQGFNIKLSPGIIASEANYALKMFQRKIGPDPASSDFAKIGGIIANNASGMCCGTQQNSYKTLKDIRCVLSNGSIFDTSSPFFRSEFKKQNPELITKIVSLHEKIISSEEIKNKIQQKYSIKNTVGYSVNAFLDFQDPIDIISHLFVGSEGTLGFISEVDLYTVEDPPIKSVSLLLFSCPKNALEFVNQFDLKTISSLEFLDYRSLQCVWSKITPFIQIDYPQNKDEFCILIIEIRDYHLQEIENKITSLNKIIKKIDTVIYQSSFYFEKEYAEIMGIRKSILPIIQSRRNQNSICLLEDIAFPLNYLSEGITCLYSLFKKYSLQNSCIFGHAKDGNLHFLLELNFNKQSDIEKYQFFMEELAVIVLKYNGSLKAEHGTGRNIAPFVESEWGKEITLIMHEIKNIFDPNHLLNPNVIISADKKIHIKNLKSILNINSLLDKCNECGRCEQVCPSTGYTFTPRQRITALRAIEHVKKEQNIRLAKEMLKEFKIKGSDSCAASSMCAIVCPVKVDTGQVIKEWRKIHRNKFFSPFVILISKIHFMLPFLGRIFLYFKGIK
- a CDS encoding (Fe-S)-binding protein, giving the protein MEDIYLYPTCSGQMFKSKHSMTEKIISILNKLNYKTHILSLPNECCGLMYTNMGFPDIAANKLNSFLTKIKNKGVLIENLSCYYEIKKQHPSCEYILNPIDFLYPKLNKLKITIKQESALLHINCSVTNANLQDKLLAIAQQCLSQVTVPTQIMCCGFAGSKGFTNEKLNKNALRNFPEQVPKDCQTGYTCLETCALGFNKQTSVYFTSIFHLLDACSEKL
- a CDS encoding toprim domain-containing protein translates to MRLRKHSIQNLIQTINLPEHLQRYIEIKRSGGNAVAKCVFHQDSSPSMYVYSEHYHCYACKAHGSIIDYEMHRTGHSFREVVEALAGQYQIPLEYETTAEEKKNSKETERFEKLQKDLEKTYEFFKANKNEIFQNTQNNLLKNYFNLPVNQQLDMLFTGENKKYTEHFQSSSLIDFLHYDYSNCIVFPLYKDNGKIGGFCVGININTISAVEEECLDPVNIPELKIVTPFPKRTIRCLNWQQIRSIIAQHKLVYVVNHFSDFNYLYKLNVPNVILSLENNLNAAIIKEITNKVPTVVSVVTNFEKSKLFLWNIFKESLNIKDLNFEVLKLNPLESSSLIGQIEKLKLNTKKLWEEVIHSYLQQIPVNNRLFEFNKKILPLFSKIEEHTRKDVLLEQIAQKFFSSSKIIFAKNYMLDNSYNDKRNAQIIEQQKSDFVSETVSLKKQDIKILAEEKEINEKEIEHDQEYLEKTIQFYHKILFSTFPYALEAKKYLEQRGFTIELMQKWKLGLCPASHELSRKIENRSVPSEPLLKLGLVKESKLKNGYYDFFHDRIIIPIYGHSGEPVALSGRIFSSQNRSKNLNIPKYINSSESKLFAKSKILFNFHAAMQAIVTYGYVLVVEGYMDCISLVNKGFSNTVAVMGTSLTTFHLDVLAKVTKRIILCFDSDNAGFQAAKRTFATVYPTKNIDVEFLAVPDGKDPDEFLKNYGAGEFQKLIEKTVPLVNQIAEWLFTEAREDLEVFLRLLKQQMLPIIFQHPDIGVQNEALHFLCDKYLKNIYPEDLRKEQKGLLPTGQKQVNNKNLQNDFDSFQSIVWPALTTTEVKLLLSLLHAKFSELPLRLQNVALEKDSEIEVNERICALAITHQMSKISFSVYLEFLSAMVENQHISLLELSKSNEIQFSAEAKFVIAYVNSDVHILYQYKMEELLKESLPGNVSMISFKNIWDLKNSGFLRFQLRNIRLSAQRGVITAFIAEALLQLELEYIDNALKAFSSFHFDNEIDEQFHDLVTERSRRIKEFGSFANFSLQ